AATGGTAAAGCACCTGCTTCGGCCACGGCATTGGCAAATCCTGCTACATCACTTACACGGGTCATTGGCCCCTGTGCAATGGGATAGGTAAGACCAAGCTCCTGAGCTAATGGATTATTTTGGTCAATAACCTGAAGTGCTTTTGCCTGCTTCAGATGACCATACATGGCTTCTTTGAATCCAAAAGCCATTTTTTTCAATGTTCTGAACTCTTCATAAAGGTCTGTAGCCAGCGAAATGTCTTGTCCCATTGGGATATAGCTTTTGCTGATATCGAGATCAGTAAAATATTGTTTAAGATCTTCAGCATTGATATCATCCGGTAGTGAAGGCGAATTAGGCCTTACCAATACACGGTGATTAGCAATGATTTTGGTTTCGGTTCCGTTCAGTTTTGAGGATAAATCCTTAATGTCTTTTGGAACTGAACTTTCAGGGAATAAAGCAAGCTGACTGTCCAGTACAATACCTGCTGCCCCCAACGCTTTCACAGCTGCAGCGGTATGGAGTCCTATTCCTCCTTGTACCCAAACTGGAATGCTTGTGATTTCCTTGATAATGCGCTGGAATAATACAAATGTAGATTCGTAGCCGATTTGACCTCCTGCTTCATTTCCTTTGATGATAATTCCTTTAACTCCTGATTGTTCAGCCTGTCTTGCTTCTTCTAAACTGGTTACCTGATAGATAATATCCAGTTCTGGGTTTTGAGGAACTTTCATTCCGAATGGTAAGATCGCAAATCTTACACTTTCAGGAAGTTGAAGCGCTGATAGTTTTTCATTAGAAACATAAATACCATAAGAGGGTAGGTCTGTTTCTTCCAGTTGGCTAAGTGCTGCCTGGGCATTCGTTAACTCTTGGCCTAAGCTGAGGACAGGAAATATACCCGCCTGATGCAATTTAGGTATAAGGTTGACATCCGGCTTTTCAAATGGCGTTAGTCCAATGATGGTTAAGTTTTTCATGGCGTGATATGTTAGTAAAGATTTTGCAAAAAACACATAAGTCTTTGAGACAAAGAAGAATGTCTTATTACAAAACCATAAAATTGGTTTTTATTATATTTTCACTGGTAAAGCTTATTTGTTGAAGATTTTTCAACAACACGTGATGGGTCCTAAAGTGATTAGGATTGTGATTTGTGTCCGGCTTTTCAAAAGGCATTAGCCTAATAATGGTCAAGTTTTTCATTGCATTTAGTATTAAAATAATAATATGCGATTTTGCATTAAAACATCAATCTAATGGTAATAAAGACTGATTGTTTGTGATGCATGAATAAAAATAATAAATTTATGATATGTTGTTAATCATAAATAAAATTCGATAATAATTTTTTAACAAACAAATGTTAATTGTTCAAATGTTATAAAAGTATACGGTTTATTTTCTTATTCGTTATAAACAAGCCGGCACAATCTGCGTAACCATAAAAATAAATAATTATAGTTAAAGAAATGTTAAGCAAATATAGAAATAAAAAATAAAATATTTCAAAAATAAGAGATTTGTTTTTTTGTATATTACAAAAAGATAACATAAATAATTACCGCATAAAATCAGCAAAACCGGATGTTTGAAAAGCATGAAATTTTGAGTTGATTTTGTATGAAATTGATTTATATCATATTATTGACGTATTGGAGAATTGCTTTTTGTGAGTTATTTTATCCAGATTGGGATTTTGAAAAGAAGGATAATTTTATGTTATAGAGTAAACATATTACGGAAATATGAAATATAAATGAAAAAAAGCAGCGAAATGCTGCTTTAGTTTTTATAAAAAGGTCAAAAAGTAGAAATTTAATTGAATTTTATAAGGATTTATTCACGCTTAAAATGCTTTCCGCTTTTTCTATAATCAGTAAGTTTTAAAATATACTCAGGTTGTACTGTTTTGCCAGATCTAGAATAATATGGTATCCAGCCAATGAATTTCCATGTTGATCCAATGCAGGACTGAATACACCAATACCCATTTTTCCGGGAACGCTTACGGTAATTCCGCAGCTTAGTATTTGTGGCTCTACTATTTTGGCTGTGTCTGCATTTTTTGTATGTGAAACTTTTGATATACTTCTTGTTTGTAAATGTATTAATCGGTAAGTTTTTGTTATCATTAGAAGTGAATTAGTCTGTGAACTCAAATCTGTAGATTTTGCTACTTTCATCAAGCTGTTTGATAATAGCCATGGTTTCTGAATGAGGAGTGTTGTGTGTATTGATAAAACTGGAATAGATGTTGGCATATTCATTATAAATATTGGTTGAAAAAATACCAGTATCATCAGTTCCTACTACAATAGCAGGGATATTTTTTCCTTCTTTTTTCCATCGGATCCAATTGGCTAAATGATAAGTATCGAAATCTTTATGAAAGCCAATCCTTACATTGCTAGTAGGAAGTGTCTCAATCACAATTTCTTTTTCACTCATTAATTGTAGTAGTGTAAGCTGTATTTGCTCTACTTGTTCTTTTTTTAGAATTTCAAATGGATCAATGGTAATGATTTCGTTAAACTTTTCTCTATTCTGTTTTCTATGATAAGCTTCAAATGCTCTCCATGCAGGGTTATCTGTTAGTAGTTTTCTTTCTTTTATCCAATTTTTTTCGACCACAAAGTTCCATTCGTTATTGTCAAAAACTGAAACAGAACGAATGTTCTCCTTATTAGATTCTAGGGTGTGAACAGGACAGCACTGTCTCATTAGCCATGCTCTTTCAAGTACCTCCATCGAAAAGTATTCATTATAAAGAGTAAAACATAAATTACTTACTTCATTACTAATATAAGGAATCGTTCCTTGCAGAGGTATTATTCGGTATTTCATGATAAGATGGTAACAAAATATCAAATTATCCATATGATCTCCTTTTTTTATTCGGAGGCTGTTTCCAATCACTTTGGACCAAAGATGGACGGATAATCCGGAAGCTGTAGCGTGGCCTATACGATCTCCTGTTCTTAAATCGCAGAAGTGAATAGCTTCATATATAGCTCTAAGTCCGTCCAATACATGATAGAAATCTTCTCCTGCATGATAGGTAAAATGTTGAATACCTGCTCGCCTCATCATTCTGAATAGGGGGGCAAAGACTTCGGGAGGAGCATCGAATTCACTGGATGCGGCATCAATTCCTGTTATCTTTCTTCTATATTGCGAATGATTTTTTAAAAGGTATGCCAATACTTTGCCTCGTTTTATGAGGTCATAGCGCAATTCTTTGTGGCGGATTGTTTTATCTATTCTTTTTTCAGGTCTTTTGATGAAATGGGCAATT
This Chryseobacterium sp. G0162 DNA region includes the following protein-coding sequences:
- a CDS encoding glutaminase, with the translated sequence MITKTYRLIHLQTRSISKVSHTKNADTAKIVEPQILSCGITVSVPGKMGIGVFSPALDQHGNSLAGYHIILDLAKQYNLSIF